The following proteins are co-located in the Limanda limanda chromosome 5, fLimLim1.1, whole genome shotgun sequence genome:
- the adamts12 gene encoding A disintegrin and metalloproteinase with thrombospondin motifs 12, which yields MRCPQERPVPLLLLLHFVFILASGHEELPDSGTVFSLFAEQGGLFQSESDASIVHPEKTDAHGEFITHSLSHHFQGGRVRRDLRSLAAEEQVYYKVNYRGRALLFNLTANNNLLSNGYILERRNGSANRTEHRPSGGNSCHLLGTVETSDVRGTAAISTCKGLRGFFSLPEGQYFIEPAQKPADDPSGTPEPHVVYPRAPAENHRKKRSPESKDTPGACGVQDAPGDSVQVEGEREEWEREQQGGEDQARSRSQRSVSRDRWVETMVVADSKLLEYHGSDNVESYIFTIMNMVAGIFHDASIGNAVHVILVRLILLQGEEKGLKIVHHADTTLASFCAWQKNLNPQSDTHPAHHDVAVLVTRKDICAGMNQPCETLGLSHLSGMCQPHRSCNINEDSGLPVAFTVAHEMGHSFGIHHDGQGNDCELAGKHPFIMSRQLMYDSSPLTWSSCSKEYITRFLDRGWGFCLDDRPSKRDLTTPLARLGVRYTTHHQCQLQYGPNATFCAEVDNVCQILWCSVNGSCRSKLDSPIDGTRCGPEKWCISGECVIVGKLPETVNGGWGQWSTWSHCSRTCGTGVQSAERECNSPKPEFGGKYCTGERKRYRTCNTKPCQRGKPTFREMQCSEFDTVAYNNELYQWIPVFNPLNACELHCRPVNEYFSEKMLDAVTDGTTCFMNNKSRNICVNGVCKDVGCDCGIDSNAVEDRCGVCLGDGTSCETVYKSFNEADGFGYVDVGVIPEGARDILVTEVEEAGNFLALRSEASEEYFLNGNFVIQWNGEYQAGETTFYYERSGNMENLTAPGPTKQPVMLQLLFQEKNMGIKYEYTVKKTKEAGNEIIEPTYSWRHGAWTDCSTTCGLGEQFQPVRCFEVDMGVVDESLCDPESRPEDRHRRCKTMDCPARWWVGGWQQCSATCGSDGMRKRTVLCVRTVSAEERVLHPVECKHLLKPKPVVQCNRDVPCGQDWAVGNWEECPVTCGGSVRSRIITCALAPTKTCDLSTKPRSRSLCALQSCPNASLRRRPGPPPKYRRVYPPKSRPAVPPASPTWAPTSPTATATVPATQKITKETTTAVVPTTKSPLTPETTTPEIVYKDDDYEFSVVVRNDGDKKEEVFPSKPSSVEMEKKSSGEEKENMEGEEGSTPNVVMNTPGYDYVVEDMTAEEEVIIDLDVSTKATSLKDPPTSTTSQTSPPTVHTTRTPTTTSYSTPHTSTETWVKTTRHLSNPRTSPRSHWTHRAPLTTPMYKKHSVPSKTVSRTTRAPSTAARKLFTTAASAQPTVKIIKVKKPAVTPKKSSSVSRAKKPSSRSKGAKNPNQRPGGPVSSPPSDQSTVMARQPVSREISWVVGNWSECSTTCGIGAIWRTVACSSPNDEDCANVKRPEPARTCELQPCATWQSGSWSKCPDNCAVVGRRHRDVQCVDSQSKRPLRPFHCQAESSRPVSSLTCPHKPCMTWSISPWGQCSGSCGEGIRERLVYCPEPHRCSTTLRPNDTDTCSLKPCTHWKTEEWEECPASCGGGQQQRQVNCVSDQDSAVMPNNLCEKFSKPETLRKCNMQECKTNTGPVCRKNTMSSRFCDKLKLLGRCSLRSVQRQCCVTCGP from the exons ATGCGATGTCCGCAGGAGCGCCCGGttcctcttctgctgctgctgcactttgttttcattttggcatCCGGCCACGAAGAGCTTCCCGACTCTGGCACAGTCTTCTCCCTCTTTGCAGAGCAAG GTGGTTTGTTCCAGTCAGAATCAGACGCATCCATCGTCCACCCAGAGAAAACTGATGCTCATGGAGAGTTCATtactcactctctgtctcaccacTTCCAGGGTGGAAGAGTCAGACGTGACCTGCGATCCCTCGCAGCGGAGGAACAGGTTTACTATAAGGTCAACTACAGGGGTCGAGCTTTATTGTTCAATTTGACTGCCAACAACAACCTGCTTTCAAATGGCTACATCCTGGAGAGGAGGAACGGCAGCGCCAACAGGACTGAGCATCGTCCCTCGGGGGGGAATTCCTGCCACCTCCTCGGCACCGTGGAAACGTCTGATGTGAGAGGAACTGCTGCCATCAGCACCTGTAAAGGACTG AGAGGCTTCTTCTCGCTGCCTGAGGGACAATATTTTATCGAACCTGCTCAGAAACCTGCTGATGATCCTTCAGGGACTCCAGAGCCCCACGTGGTCTATCCCAGAGCTCCTGCAGAAAATCACAGGAAGAAACGCAGCCCGGAGTCTAAGGACACACCCGGTGCATGTGGAGTTCAAG ATGCTCCCGGTGACTCCGTCCaggtggagggggagagggaggagtgggagagggaGCAGCAGGGCGGGGAGGATCAGGCTCGGTCTCGCTCGCAGCGCTCGGTCAGCAGGGATCGCTGGGTGGAGACCATGGTGGTGGCCGACTCCAAACTCCTCGAGTATCACGGCAGCGATAATGTCGAGTCCTACATCTTCACCATCATGAACATG GTGGCGGGAATATTTCATGATGCCAGTATTGGGAACGCCGTCCATGTCATCCTGGTGCGCCTCATTTTGTTACAGGGAGAAGAG AAAGGGTTGAAGATCGTTCACCATGCAGACACTACTCTGGCCAGTTTCTGTGCTTGGCAGAAAAACCTCAACCCTCAGAGCGACACACACCCGGCTCACCATGACGTGGCCGTGCTGGTCACCAG GAAAGACATCTGTGCTGGGATGAACCAGCCCTGTGAGACCCTGGGTCTGTCTCATCTGTCTGGGATGTGTCAGCCTCACCGCAGCTGCAATATCAATGAGGACTCGGGGCTGCCTGTCGCTTTCACCGTCGCTCATGAAATGGGccacag CTTTGGAATCCATCATGACGGCCAGGGGAACGACTGCGAGCTGGCAGGCAAGCACCCGTTCATCATGTCCCGACAGCTGATGTACGACAGCTCGCCTCTCACTTGGTCTTCCTGCTCCAAAGAATACATCACCCGCTTCCTCGA TCGTGGATGGGGTTTCTGTCTGGACGACCGTCCTTCCAAGAGGGATCTGACCACGCCGCTGGCTCGCCTCGGCGTCCGCTACACCACGCACCACCAGTGCCAGCTCCAGTATGGCCCCAATGCTACGTTCTGCGCTGAGGTTGAT AACGTTTGCCAGATTCTTTGGTGTTCGGTGAACGGCTCCTGTCGCTCCAAACTTGACTCGCCTATAGACGGAACCCGCTGCGGACCAGAGAAG tggTGCATCTCGGGAGAGTGTGTGATTGTGGGTAAACTCCCAGAGACTGTGAACGGAGGCTGGGGACAGTGGAGTACCTGGTCTCACTGCTCCAGGACCTGCGGGACAGGGGTTCAGTCAGCGGAGAGGGAATGTAACAGCCCCAA ACCAGAGTTTGGGGGCAAGTACTGCACCGGAGAAAGGAAGCGCTATCGGACGTGTAACACAAAACCCTGCCAGAGGGGAAAACCGACCTTCCGAGAGATGCAGTGCAGTGAGTTCGACACCGTGGCCTACAACAACGAGCTCTACCAGTGGATTCCCGTGTTCAACCCGT TGAACGCCTGCGAGTTGCACTGCCGACCGGTCAACGAGTATTTCTCGGAGAAGATGCTGGACGCGGTGACGGACGGGACGACGTGCTTCATGAACAACAAGTCCAGGAACATCTGCGTCAACGGCGTGTGCAAG GACGTCGGCTGTGACTGTGGCATCGACTCGAACGCGGTGGAGGACCGCTGTGGCGTTTGCCTCGGCGACGGCACGAGCTGCGAGACCGTCTACAAGTCCTTCAACGAGGCCGACGGCTTCG GGTACGTGGACGTGGGCGTGATACCTGAGGGGGCGCGGGACATCCTGGTAACGGAAGTGGAGGAGGCAGGTAACTTCCTGGCTCTGAGGAGTGAGGCGTCGGAGGAGTACTTCCTCAACGGCAACTTCGTCATCCAGTGGAACGGCGAGTACCAGGCCGGTGAGACCACCTTCTACTACGAGCGCAGCGGGAACATGGAGAACCTCACCGCTCCCGGACCCACCAAGCAGCCAGTCATGCTCCAG CTGCTGTTTCAGGAGAAGAACATGGGTATAAAGTACGAGTACACGGTAAAGAAGACCAAAGAGGCAGGAAACGAGATCATCGAACCCACTTACAGTTGGAGACACGGGGCGTGGACGGACTGCAGCACCACCTGTGGCTTAG GTGAGCAGTTCCAGCCTGTGCGATGCTTCGAGGTGGACATGGGCGTGGTGGACGAGTCTCTGTGTGACCCAGAGAGTCGTCCTGAGGACAGACACCGAAGATGCAAGACGATGGATTGTCCCGCAAG GTGGTGGGTCGGAGGTTGGCAGCAGTGCTCAGCCACCTGTGGATCCGATGGGATGAGAAAGCGAACGGTGCTGTGCGTCCGCACGGTCTCTGCAGAGGAACGGGTCCTCCACCCTGTGGAGTGCAAGCATCTCCTTAAACCCAAACCTGTGGTGCAGTGCAACAGAGACGTACCGTGTGGGCAGGACTGGGCGGTCGGGAACTGGGAGGAG TGCCCAGTCACATGTGGAGGAAGCGTTCGCTCACGCATAATCACGTGTGCACTCGCGCCCACAAAGACCTGTGACCTCTCCACCAAACCTCGGTCCAGATCCCTGTGTGCCCTGCAGAGCTGCCCTAACGCAAGTCTACGTAGACGACCTGGGCCTCCCCCCAAATACCGCCGCGTCTACCCACCGAAGAGCCGCCCTGCCGTGCCTCCAGCTTCCCCCACCTGGGCTCCCACCAGCCCCACGGCCACAGCCACTGTCCCTGCGACACAGAAAATAACCAAAGAAACGACAACTGCTGTCGTCCCTACCACTAAATCCCCTTTGACCCCGGAAACCACAACCCCTGAGATCGTCTACAAAGATGATGATTATGAGTTCAGTGTTGTAGTGAGGAACGATGGGGATAAGAAGGAGGAAGTTTTTCCTTCTAAACCCAGCTCTGTGGAAATGGAGAAGAAATCAAGtggggaggaaaaggaaaacatggagggagaggagggaagtaCGCCAAACGTGGTGATGAACACTCCAGGATATGATTATGTTGTCGAGGATATGACGGCTGAAGAGGAGGTGATCATCGACTTGGATGTTTCTACCAAGGCTACATCCTTGAAAGATCCTCCCACGTCGACCACTTCACAAACAAGTCCACCCACCGTGCACACAACCAGAACACCCACCACAACCAGCTACTCCACCCCACACACCAGCACTGAAACATGGGTGAAGACCACTCGCCACTTATCCAACCCCCGCACCAGTCCACGGAGCCACTGGACACACAGGGCTCCCCTCACCACTCCCATGTACAAGAAGCACTCAGTCCCGTCGAAAACCGTCTCCCGGACGACGAGAGCTCCGTCCACAGCTGCAAGAAAACTGTTCACCACTGCTGCATCGGCCCAGCCCACAGTCAAGATAATTAAAGTGAAGAAACCTGCTGTGACACCAAAGAAAAGCAGTTCCGTCTCACGTGCTAAAAAGCCCTCGTCACGGTCCAAAGGCGCCAAGAACCCGAACCAGCGCCCGGGGGGTCCGGTGAGCAGCCCCCCCAGTGACCAAAGCACCGTGATGGCCCGGCAGCCGGTCAGCAGGGAGATCTCCTGGGTTGTAGGAAACTGGAGCGAG TGTTCAACAACATGTGGCATCGGTGCAATATGGCGAACCGTGGCGTGCAGCTCTCCGAACGATGAGGACTGTGCCAACGTGAAGAGACCTGAGCCTGCACGTACGTGTGAGCTGCAGCCCTGCGCCACCTGGCAAAGTGGCAGCTGGAGCAAA TGCCCAGATAACTGTGCAGTGGTGGGACGGAGGCACCGGGACGTCCAGTGTGTGGATTCTCAGAGTAAACGTCCCCTCAGGCCGTTCCACTGCCAAGCGGAGTCCAGCCGACCCGTCAGCTCGTTGACGTGTCCCCACAAGCCCTGTATGACCTGGAGCATATCACCCTGGGGACAG TGCTCCGGCAGCTGTGGCGAAGGCATCAGGGAGCGTCTGGTGTACTGTCCCGAGCCTCATCGCTGCAGCACCACGCTGAGACCAAACGACACGGACACCTGCAGCCTAAAGCCCTGCACGCACTGGAAGACCGAGGAGTGGGAAGAG TGTCCTGCGAGTTGTGGTGGGGgtcagcagcagcggcaggtCAACTGTGTGAGTGACCAGGATTCAGCTGTGATGCCAAACAACCTCTGTGAAAAGTTTTCCAAACCAGAAACACTCAGGAAGTGCAACATGCAGGAATGCAAGACCAACACAG GTCCAGTTTGCAGGAAGAACACCATGTCCTCACGCTTCTGTGACAAGCTGAAGCTCCTGGGCCGCTGCTCTCTCAGATCGGTCCAAAGACAGTGTTGTGTCACCTGCGGGCCGTAG